The DNA window TGGCGATACCGTCGTCCACAGCGATGGTGTTGAACTCTTTGGCGACACCCCCAGCGCGTTCAATTTCCCGGGCCACCAATTGCCCCAGGTCCTTGAGGTGGACGTGGCCCGGGACAAACTGGGTGAAGGAGTTGGCGATGGCGATAATCGGCTTGTTGAAATCGTCATCCTTCATGCCAGTGGCCCGCCACAGGGCGCGGGCGCCAGCCATATTGCGGCCGGCGGTGGAGGTTTTGGAGCGGTATGCAGGCATGATCGGCCTCGAAATATTCAGCGTTGAAAACAGGGCGGAGAGTTTAACACAGCAGTGGCTTTGGCTTTAATCACCCCAGCTGCGAGAAGCGCCGCATTCGGCTATGGTGTACACATTAATTGGGTGAGGGGGTTCTGTGGAAGACACGGTTGATCAAGCAGCGCAGTCGATTGGCGCGGTAGTTCCGGAGTGGGTGTTCGACTGGCTGCCCTTTGCGCTGGTCATGGTGCTGCTGTTCTGTGTGTGGCTGTTTACCCGCAAGGTGTTTTCGGTACAGAAGGAGCACGGCGCCGATATTCGCTACCGGGAGCAGGGCAGCCGCCTGCTGTTTCGCTTGGCGGGGCTGGTGCTGGCGATTGCCACGATCCCGATGGACGGCGAGCTGCGCGGCCAGTTGTTCAGTCTGGTGGGCCTGCTGGCATCCGCCGCCATTGCCCTGTCGTCGACCACGGTGATGGGTAATCTGATGGCGGGCTTTATGCTGCGTACCGTGAACAGCTTTCGCGCCGGTGATTACATTGAGTTTCGCCGGGAGCTGGGCCGAGTGTCCCAGCGGGGCCTGCTCCATGTCGAGATACAAAACGAGACCAGCGAACTGGTCACGGTGCCCAACTTACTGCTGGTGCAGGAGCCCTATAACGTGGTGCGGGCGTCGGGCACGGTGGTGTCGGCGGATGTGTCCCTCGGTTATGACGTGGATCGCCGGGATATTGAAAAAGCCCTGCTGGCGGCCATCGAAAAGGCCGAGCTGGAAGAGGGTTTTGTGCAGATTCGCGAGCTTGGTGATTTTTCGGTGACCTACCGGGCTAGCGGCTGGCTGAATGAAGCCGGCTTGCTGGTCAGTTCCCGGTCGCGCCTGCGAGCAATGATGCTCGACGCACTGCACGGCGCCGGCATCGAAATTGTGTCACCCAACTTTATGAATCAGCGCCAGCTCAAAGGTGAGGGCAAGATTATTCCGGCCGCGTCGATGCGTTATCGCCGAGAGGAAGACAATCATGGCCGGGCTGAGGAGGTCCTGTTCAGCAAAGCGGAAACGGCCAGCGCAGTAGAAAAGCTGGAAGACCAGATCAAAAAATTGAAGGAAGTGCTGAATCAGGAGCCCGCCGAGGGCGAACCGCCGTTGGATCGAGATGCGATAAAAACCGAGCTGGCCGCATTGACCAGGCAGCTTGAGGAAGCCAGAGAGCAGGCCAAAGCAGAGGCCGCCAAAGATCGCGCTCAGGACGAAAGCGCCGAGCGTTGATCTTCAACTTCCGCTGTATTGACTGCAGTTGTTGCGCTCAGGCAATCTTGCGCCACATTGCCAGGGTGTGTGTGAGGAGCAGGGAATGCGTGTCAGCCAATGGGTCGCTGTGCTGTGCAGTGGCCTTTTTCATTTATGCGTCGCGGCGTTGCCAGCCGACCCGGCGCCGATCATCCCCCCCGACCTGACTGCCTATTCGGCCCTGCCTACCATTACTGATCCGGTGCTTTCGCAAAGCGGTCGTTATTTTGCTTTTCAAGCCAATATCGACGCGCGGCGGATGGTGGTTGTCGTCGAATCTGGCGGCGGCGTCATTCACCAGATCGATTTTGGCGATATCAAACTTCGATCGCTGATGTGGGCGGGGGATGACTACGTCCTGGCCATTAGCAGTTCGACTCAGAATCTGGGTATGTTTTACGGCGGGCGTTACGAACTGTTCAACTTTCTCGTCATTGATGTGGCAACGGGTGAGACTCGTTGGCCGATCCAGGCCGCGAGCACCAGGGTGTTGAATGCGGCCTTCGGGTTTTACCCGCCTAATCGCTGGCGGGGGAAGTGGCAGCAATGTGTGAATACCCTGGCCCTGGATCGTTCGCAATTTGGTACCAAATTGTATATCCGTGACGGTGACCTCGACCTCGCTTGCTTCGATCTTGCGAGCGGTAAATTGCGCTTTGCCGCCAAAGGCGGCCAAACCACGGATGGCTGGCTGATGAGCCCCAGTGGTGAAATTCTGGCGACTGCCTATCGTGATTCTGCGCGCCAACAGTGGAGTCTAAAGCGGGGCAAGGGCGTCTCGGTATTCAGTGATAAAGACATGCTGGCAGAGCACGATTCCCGCTACGGCGCGGACGGAATTATTGGTCTTGGTCGTGAGCCCGGCACGGTGTTGTACACGGTCTCCGATACCGAGCAAGCCACCCATTACCGTGAGGCCAGGCTAGATGGCAGCGCAGAGCCTGTCGCTGTGTTTGACGATAGGGATATTGCTGAGGTGGTCTTCGATCGCCACACCCAGTTATTGTCGGGTTATCGGGTGTCGGGCATCTCTCCTTCTCTGGAAATGCTATCAGATGCGGATCAGGCACGGGTGGTGGGTGCCCAAAAGGCCTTCCCTGGCAGCCAGGTCAACTTCGTGTCGATGTCTCAAAACCTCGATCGGATGATTGTGCTCACCGAGAGCAACACGGACTCGGGCACCTGGTGGCTGGTCGATATCGCCAAGGGCAGCGCCGAAATTCTTGGCAACAGCTACCCCGGTGTTCGTTCGTCTCAGGTCGGCGGCTTTTCAAGCTGGCGTTATCACGCCAGTGATGGCTTACCAATCGAGGCCGTACTCACCGAGCCGCCGTCGGTGGCGGATGGGCCGCTGCCCCTGGTGGTGATTCCCCACGGTGGTCCAGAGGCCCACGACAAGTTGGGGTTTGACTGGTTAGCTCAGGCCTTTGCCAGTCGCGGGTATCTGGTTTTGCAGCCTAATTTTCGCGGTTCGTCGGGCTATGGTGCTGAGTTCCGCAACTCGGGGTTTGGTCAGTGGGGCCGCAAGATGCAAAGCGACCTGTCTGATGGGGTGGCGGCGCTGGTTGAGGCAGGACGGGTCGATCCAGCGCGGGTGTGCATTGTCGGCGCCAGCTACGGCGGCTATGCGGCGCTGGCCGGGGTGACCTTGCAGCGGGGTATTTATCGCTGCGCGGTGTCAATTGCCGGTGTTTCGGATCCCGCCGCCTTGCTGCGGGAGCGGGAAGTGGAACGACAGCATAACTCAATGCGTTACTGGCGCGATTATCTGGGTGTGTCTACCTCCTTTGACGGTGATCTCGACAGCATCTCGCCGCTAGCCAAGGCCCGAGAAGCCACTGCGCCGGTGTTGTTGATTCACGGCAAGGATGACTTGGTCGTGTCCATCAGCCACAGCCGGCGCATGGCCAAAGCCCTGGCCCGAGCCGGTAAAGCGCATCGCTTGGTTGAGCTGCCGGGAGAGGATCACTTTTTGTCTCGCAGTCACACCCGGCGGCGAGCTCTGGAAGAGGCCGTCAGTTTTGTGATGCAGCACAATCCCCCGCAACTTTAAGTGAATAAGAGCGTGGTCGCTGCTTGATGAATAAATGTGGGCTATCTAGGCTGGAGCTCAGTTAGGAAACGGTGGGCAAAGGGAGTGTTGCTGTGAATAGGATTGGTCGGCAGTTTGGCTTTTTTGCTTTGCTGGCGGTGTTTCTCGGTTGGCAAAAGGTTGCTCTGAGTGGCGATGGGTCACTGCCGCCCCTTGATATTTATGGGCACTTGCCCGCAATAAGCCATGCTCAGTTGTCCCCTTCCGGGGAGCAGCTCGGGGTGGTCACCCATGTTGACGAAAAGTCCTTGCTGTTGGTGATGAAGCAGGGAAAGATTCGCCACAAAATCGGACTCGGCGATATCTTGGTAGACAGTTTGCGCTGGGCCGGAGACGGCCACCTGCTGGTGCGTACCCGATCCTCACAAGAACTCGGTAGCCGCCGGGGTGGCTTGTACAGTTTCAGCAATCTGCTCACCGTTGATGCGGCGTCCGGTAAGGCCGATTGGCCATTGGCAAACTCCAAGCGGGTGTTCAACGCTTCCCTGGGCTTTTATCGACCGATTCGCCACCGAGGAGCCTGGTATCAATGCGTTAACACCTTTTCTCTGAAGGGCTCTTATTCCTCTCGTTTCGGCGTTTCTTGCCTGAATCTCGAGTCTGGAAAGCTGAAAGAAATCGTCGCCTCGGAATCGGTGTACGACTGGCTCATTGATCAAAATCTCGAGATTAGCGCCCACGCCACCTATTCGGCGAAGTACGGTAAATGGCAGTTATGGAAAGGGGAGAGCCATTCGGTTTCGCTTTTGAATCAGCGCGACCCCATGCTTGAACTCGAGTCAAAGTATGGTGAGACCCAGATTTTGGGTTTGGGTCGGCGCCCTGGCACAGCCCTGATTTTGATGGAGGACCGCAAAGGCGTGAGGCGGACCGCAGAGGTAG is part of the Spongiibacter taiwanensis genome and encodes:
- a CDS encoding mechanosensitive ion channel domain-containing protein yields the protein MEDTVDQAAQSIGAVVPEWVFDWLPFALVMVLLFCVWLFTRKVFSVQKEHGADIRYREQGSRLLFRLAGLVLAIATIPMDGELRGQLFSLVGLLASAAIALSSTTVMGNLMAGFMLRTVNSFRAGDYIEFRRELGRVSQRGLLHVEIQNETSELVTVPNLLLVQEPYNVVRASGTVVSADVSLGYDVDRRDIEKALLAAIEKAELEEGFVQIRELGDFSVTYRASGWLNEAGLLVSSRSRLRAMMLDALHGAGIEIVSPNFMNQRQLKGEGKIIPAASMRYRREEDNHGRAEEVLFSKAETASAVEKLEDQIKKLKEVLNQEPAEGEPPLDRDAIKTELAALTRQLEEAREQAKAEAAKDRAQDESAER
- a CDS encoding alpha/beta hydrolase family protein; protein product: MRVSQWVAVLCSGLFHLCVAALPADPAPIIPPDLTAYSALPTITDPVLSQSGRYFAFQANIDARRMVVVVESGGGVIHQIDFGDIKLRSLMWAGDDYVLAISSSTQNLGMFYGGRYELFNFLVIDVATGETRWPIQAASTRVLNAAFGFYPPNRWRGKWQQCVNTLALDRSQFGTKLYIRDGDLDLACFDLASGKLRFAAKGGQTTDGWLMSPSGEILATAYRDSARQQWSLKRGKGVSVFSDKDMLAEHDSRYGADGIIGLGREPGTVLYTVSDTEQATHYREARLDGSAEPVAVFDDRDIAEVVFDRHTQLLSGYRVSGISPSLEMLSDADQARVVGAQKAFPGSQVNFVSMSQNLDRMIVLTESNTDSGTWWLVDIAKGSAEILGNSYPGVRSSQVGGFSSWRYHASDGLPIEAVLTEPPSVADGPLPLVVIPHGGPEAHDKLGFDWLAQAFASRGYLVLQPNFRGSSGYGAEFRNSGFGQWGRKMQSDLSDGVAALVEAGRVDPARVCIVGASYGGYAALAGVTLQRGIYRCAVSIAGVSDPAALLREREVERQHNSMRYWRDYLGVSTSFDGDLDSISPLAKAREATAPVLLIHGKDDLVVSISHSRRMAKALARAGKAHRLVELPGEDHFLSRSHTRRRALEEAVSFVMQHNPPQL